The window tgtcaagacCGGCAAATCAGTCTGTCTATACAACCATATCAAGCACTTTGCAACTTTGTGCCACACAAACAAAGATCattaatattactattataGTCTCAGAGCTTCTTCTTTTTGATGTTAAACTAGTTATGATAATTTCTCAGGTTGTGCCTTGACCCTGTTACAAAAGATTTGTCTTTGTGTCACTCTCATCCGTTGAGGAAGAAACTTGCTCAAAGCGCTTCCAGTGTGTCCTTGTTTTCACCAGCAGCTGCTGGAACGAAACCTTGTAACactttcagaaaaacaaaaggggTCGAGAACCTGTTAAAACTTTATTAGAACTATTTTTGTCTAAAGTAGACTGATGATGTAATGCGATTtatctttattgatccctgtaGCTCCCTCCACGGAGGTCACAGATACAGAACAGCACCTCTGGACCTGGTACAGCAGGCATTTAGCGTCTTTACTGACATGAGGCCTGCACCTTTGACTGCGCAGGATCGTCCGTGACTCACTACTCTTCGTCCTGCTACTCAAAAGAAGTGTTTGACGTTGGAGTTTCCTCTCTCCAGGGTGCAGCTGTTCAACTTCCTTCTGGCACTGTACACTCTTACAGTCTGGAGAGAAATTTACAGAACAGGACGGACCGTCTTCGACCTTTTAGTTTAACGTCTTCAAAATCGTGTCTCAGAGCTGCCCCTCTTCAGCGTGCTGCTGTTAAACTCCTCATGCTCAAAACTCAGATTGTTATGCGACCTCGATATCATTATCAGCTTCTCCCGCCGACTGTATTCGCGTCTCGCTGCCGCGGACGCGTCTAATAGACGCTCCCCTtgctcctccctgtcttccagcCGCGTGTAGCCTTTACTGCTGCCCCGGTTGCCACCGTTACTACGGGTGCTGTTGCTACGGTCGAGGCGGGGCCAGCTGGGGTGCTTCCGCTGCTCCGGGTGCACGCTGAGCATGCTCGGCCCACGCTCCAGGTCCAGAGATTTGGAGTGGCTGCCGAGCATGTGCAGGGAGGAGTTGGAGCCAAAGTCGCTCCTGGCTGCTCCAGGGGAGAGCCAGCAGCCTGAGGTAGAGGAGGGAGCGGGGTAGAGGGAGTAAGACGAGACGGAGGAGCAGTGGGAGGACGAGGAGGCGGAGTTGCTCCGGTGTAAGCCCGGCGGTTTGGTGGCCTTGGCAACAGATGCTACAGGAACCACCAGAGACTCCATGGAGCTCAGAGGCCTCTGTgacctctctccgtctctcctctctcctccccgctCCTCCTCAGTGATCGCCTCCATCTCCGGTTCGTCAATAACGCAGTTATTGAGTTTTATAACGGGCAGAGTGAACGCGGAGATAGAGGAGGAGACGATAGAGCGTGCGTGGTGTCCTCCCTTCTCCCCATCCCCGTCCACCGACCACTGGTGGCGCGCCGAGTCCGAGCGAGCCAACCCGAGCCCCGGGACGCAAAAGGAGCGATCCTTGTAGAGCGGCGCCAGAAGCCCCGCAAAGCTACAATCCAACTTAGCCTGCGCCCCGTGTCTGTGAAACTCCTCGTCACCTAacagcacctcctcctcttccgtAGAGCCTCCCCCTCCGGCGCCGCCTCCGGCCCGAGAGGAGAACGCCAGGAGGGAGTTGCTGGCCAACCGCGCCGCGTTATCAGCTCCAAAGGCTCGAAGATCTCCAACTTCTCTTGCATAGACGCTGTTGCGGTGATGGTGCtgtttctgctctctctgcctGAGGCGATGGATGTCGATGACGGTGGAGTACATGTCTCTCATGTGGATTATCTAGTGCAGAAGAGAAAGATATTATTAATAGCAGCGGACATATTCATCTTTGAATAACCTGAGGATATGTTAAATATTCCATTAGAGCATATTAATCTGTAGTTTCAagtctgtgttgtgtttgttggatgtTTGTGACCTTGGAATACGTGTTTCTCTCCTCATGGATTACCTGGAAGGGGGGGGAAGGGAGGATTAATCGAAtcaaggaaaggagagagagggcacAAGAGTGGATGAAATGTGATCAGAGGGAAAATTGCAGAGATAGCGATGGAATGAGGTTGGCAGAAATATGATTTGCATGTTAGTTATGAAGAGATGATGAATATGGATGACTGCACTGTGCTTGCTCCTCATTTTGTTGCGAGTGGAGGAAGAAGTGAAATGAGAATACGGAAATGGGGAGGAATATTAACTACATCTTCTATTGACTCAGGGTTTTGTGTTTGAGAATTGAAAAACCTGTTTGAATTTGTCCTTCATAACCTTTTGAAGAAGCAATTTCTGAAGAAATTTCAAACCTTGCAAGGCAATATCAGTTCTGTTTATATTTCTTGTCACAGCTTATTGGCTAACATGTAGACCTTTAAAGTCCGCTGGTAACTCTAGTATTTTATTTCTCTGGTGCCAGGTAGGTGGATTTGCCGATTTCATTCCTACCTTAGTTTCTCGGTCTCTGTTTTCATGAAGAATGGCGTTAGcacagatgaagatgaaaatccCAATGCCCATGGTGAAGGGCCCGAACATCTTCATCCTCTCAGAGTGACGGTGCTGTTCCAGGAAACGCGTCAGTGCGCCCCCAGTCTGCTTGGAAGGCGTACCTACATGCAGAGCACATGGAAGGTGTGAGTCATtcagtgttcattttgaaggctattttagatttagtcttagtctttaaacgaaaatgcttattagttttagtcacatttcagtcatttttatccATTACAGTTTTAGTCAACGACAACTCAGAACGAtttagtccagttttagtcaCCGAAAAGTCATCcgattttagtcaaaatgttttctctcttaaatttgtcagctttttttttttaaatttaatcttagtaatttttttttaatttatgattatctgatgaaaaagcttttttaagctacattttagtcttgtcttttttcgtcaacgatattgcatgtttgatatcgtcaccgTTAATGTTTAATGACGTTGGTGCTGACGAACATATTTCGTCATAGTTTTCGTTATTGAAATTGGAGCCATTTAATATAAGGAATTTGAATTTTTTAAACCATGGAGTGCAGAGTTTATAGAGGGTCCAGAGAAACAGACTCAGTCAACCTTCAGAACCAATTTAATTAAACAACTCAGGTAAACTTTTCATTCCTTACCTTGCACATTATGACTCGTGCTGGAGTTAGCCACGTCCTCGTCTGTGACGGCCAATTTGGCTCCACTTTCTTCACCGGTGGCAGACGTTTTAGCTCCTCCAGCAGTCGCTGTCTTAGATCCTCCTCCAGTCCTCGATCTTGCCGAGGGCATGATTTCACTGTGCGGCCAGTAACCCAGCGTCGCCATGGCGATCCCTACAGCCAAGATGAGCAGTCCCAGGAGGAGGAAAAACCCGGAGGCGGAGTAGAGGCGGACTCTGCCGCGTACTACCACGACATCGGTGCGTCGTTTCcgctttctaaataaaaaatatgggaaaaaaacagagattatagtttttggagccatttatatctattattataGCCACCATACAAAAATGTAGAGATTGCAAAGCATTTGCATGGACCGTAACACCTggcacacatttttttgtgaacATGTCAATGCTTGTTTTTTGTGTCGCTCAAGAATCACATAGAAATTAAACTGCTACCAGTTTCCTGTTGCCCAAAGTAGTTGATGAAAAAGCTCATTTACAGGTCCTAGTAATCTTTGAATTAATATTGAATTCATGAAAAGAAGATAATTACCTGGGGGCAGCTTCTGGGGCGTTTCCTAGGCCTGACGATGAAGGTAACGCCCTGTTCTGAGAGCGGGCGGAGTCTTGGCGCTTTAGCTTAGCCAAGCCTGTTAGCacacctgctgctgcagtcaTACTTAACCTGCAGatacacatacagaaacaaatTAGTGATGAGtttaacatgtactgtatgtccatTATctgttgtgtgcatgtttgtactGCCATGTCACTAgatgcacagctgttgcagacCAATTAGTATGGTCTATTGTTCACATGTTCAGAAAGATgcaacataaaaaacaactgcaAACATCCATTTGATATGCACATACATtcacatgaagaaaaaaaaacaaccatatTTAAAAACAGGTCTAAATGCACATATGTATTTCTGCATAGCCAAAGATGCTCTGAATATAGTAGGTGTGAGACACTTAATATTCAGAGTGCAGCTTCTCTCACAATTCAGCAGCTTTATTTGCCTTCTTTTACGCTGGCGTGTCACCTCGCGTACAGCAGTGACTTCTGAAAAGCCTTAGGTGACagttttttacactttttacaGGGAAAGTGTGTCAGACTTTCAGCGTCTTTAGCAGTTATGCAGATGTAAGCACAAACAAGTACACACTCGCTACAATCTCCTCTGtttactggagatttttttgtCGTTTACTGGCAGCCCCCTCAGGACAACacgggtatgtgtgtgtgtcatacatTTAACCCCGTACAATGTTTGTTTACTGCATTCTTcctgtgtgtatgagagagaaacTCAGGAAACAAGATGATAAGAGATATAAAAGAAagcaaacagacagagagaaagagaaaaagagcgAAACAAGCATGGCTTGTGTTTTTTAATCTAGTTTTTATTCATCTGAATTCAAATCCGTcatttatgttttcattgttggcattgtattcattatttacgttggtgttggtgttatAAAATTGGAAATACAGTGCTGCAATTATGACATAATATTCAAATGAATCATAGTCTTTGTGCTCACCAGCTGCTCAGATGTCTATTAATAGTTATTAAAGGGAAGAgggtttaaaacaaacaaagatttATTGCGGGAggcttcatttgtttttaaatgcctGTTAATCTGGGCTCACATGAACATTAGCATTGTCCCGTTCATCACTAAGAGGATTAAAACGACTATATTTAAGGTTGAATAATGTGGATGGCAATTTCAAGTGTTCCCTCATTGCTGCAGATTAATTGACTGTTTTTGTTATTGAGTTACTTCTGCTCTagaagtttaacattttgggtgAAAATATGAAACTACATGTCACCACAGTGCTCCCCAGCAGTTGAGGTGTCATCCAGTAGAATCACCTGTGAGCAATCGTTGAGCAGCAGTGGACATTTGTAAGATTGTTTGAATCACCACCTTCACATGGAATTCTACTGGAGTTTAAATTTTAAAcctttttcatttgtattttcttGCTCCCACTCACATTTAACATACTTATGCTGCCCCCAGACATACACTGTACTGTATAGAGCTGTTCAGCCACCACCATAAGATTCTAAATCAATAATAGgttttttaaaggttttaaaGATGTAACGTCagcattaaaatgtctaaaaatgacTAGAcctatattatgtatttttgtttgagTTGTGTACTTATATCCCAAAAGTTAACAACAATTTTCAaacaagagaaataaataattttaatcAAGGTAACAGTCCATTTCATTTGGTTGCTTGTCAATGGTGTCATATCTCCTTTGCGCATGTGTCAGAGTTGTGAGTGTCTGTCAGAAGTTGTCATAAATTGACTTTTTATGCagttttaaaggttctctaGTCAATGCAGAACATgatctattgcctctgcacggttctcaatatggcgacggctgagcaggcggctcgcagctaacggtgctaacagtgcaaacaacagccacactgctgacagagctgacagtgtttacctgagggggaaaccGGGGGGTGGGCACTACGCTTCCACAACGACGCCGTCGGttgggacggcattatcagctgtaaccgcagcatgagagcagtgcagagccgGTGGGGCACGCTCAAATGCATGAACATGCATTAAAGGCCACGGGAGGCCAGctcggctatgtcaacaaagcacagagaagcttggattataggcgacttcattctctgctcaggtagacattactcctatAGCACCTTACTTAGTAGCACATTTAAGCCACTTTTTTACGATACACTTTTTAGGTCAtttttatctatgtattttaACTGGATGAAGGATTTTAGTCATCGGATGTCTTAAGTTATCAGAGAAACAAGCTGAGCACACATTAACAGCACCTCAGCTCGCAGCCCCTCCGGGATGAAACtgctttattcagtgttttaatCACCGGGTCGGTTTATTTTGGAGAGGACGAGACCTCTGTGGATAATTTGCATCCCAATAAAAAACCTCCTGAGCGATGAACACTGAGGAAATCCTAACCGGGAGAAGCTGACTGCAATGATGGCGATGGTGGTGAAAGCAACAACTCTCATGAACGCAGGCTACTTCACGACGTCACCAAACTttgtcttttgttattgttttgattgagaGATCCCTAGTTCTGAGGATTTATTAGGTTACCAGTTTTCTGTGCacgtttgtgtgtatgtgagccTGTCTTTGTTTATAAGAGGATAAAACAGATTTAGCATGGGAACGAGAACACACCCATGACCTTCGTCTgtctattttttaaattctctctccctcctcacttccacagctctctctctctctctcgctattTCTTTCTTCCAAGAACACACTATCtgtaaatctctctctctctctctaccattCTCACCTTCAGTCTGTGTGCTAATGCATTCTGGTTGTGATCCTGAATAATTGTTTTCCCTCCTTTACCTCCTTTTCCTCCACCCCAGATGactttctcatctcctctctctctctgtttgtctttctcctcctcctctaccctCTGTCCCATCAGATCTATTTTTAATCTGTCTCtaattttaatttgtcttttatttagtctctttcctctgctcttgtccttccttttttttctacaaatcTCAAAGCAGTAAAGTCTGCTTTAAGATTCAGAATCAGACAAAAGCTTTTAGCATTCAAAGTAACTGTGAATCACACACAGGACCAGACGTTCTCTCCTCCTACCCTCTTTTCTCCTTCTCACATcttaatgtatttttcatgtcAATCATCTTATTGGTAATACCAGCGCTTTACCGCAGATGGTGAATCACACAAGGACAAACAGCCTCGTTTCTCGGGTTTTTCTGCGCTCcctctcgctctttctctctctcgctctctctacTTCCGCTCCTTTGTGTGCGTCAAATAGGAACCCACACAAGAGCAGATTTCCTCCGTTTACTGAGAGACGAGGAACGGATGGATTGAAGTACAGGGGATGGATAAAGGCAAGGTGACAACAGGAATAGGGGAACAGCAGGAGAAAAGGGAGAGGGATGTACTATAGAAGAATTTGTGTACATCTACCTGCGTACAACATTGAATCATGACCAGAAACTGAAAGCCTGAACCATAAAGAACAATGATAAAAACTATTTTGAAGTAGACAAAGTGGGGGTGATGAGCGGATAGAAAGGCCGGACAATAAAAGAGAGCGCTTTTCCTGCCAGGGATGACAGGACAGAGGCAGAAAACAAGCCATCTGTAGTTTTAACAAGGCAGGAGGAGCAAGAAACAAGCGGAGCACAGAGAGTGAAAAATGCTGCCGTAAGAGTAACACCAGCAGCCTAATGAGAAGCCACTCGGGCTCTGACACAACACGGCTTTCTACTGTGGAGAAATGTGTCAAACCTGTGCAGTGACCACATGAAGCGACAAGTTAATATTCAGTAACCGTGCTCAACACCCAACACCCAATCAGTGGGTCTGTGCAATTTGCTGCAATCACATCTTTTTTGCATGCAGAGTTAACGCAATAAAGGAAATTcgttttgacgccactaatttctttaacgcattaacggaacgtgcgatttttaggttgtcacaagctcagttttaaagctagagcgaagatactgctatcatgTACTAGAAAACCtacggaatccattggtaccaaccatgtcagactagcttgtcgtgaaggagtttaaataacgctccaaacttacgctacattttggaaaaaaaaaaactctcatggccattttcaaaggggtcccttg is drawn from Sebastes umbrosus isolate fSebUmb1 chromosome 18, fSebUmb1.pri, whole genome shotgun sequence and contains these coding sequences:
- the tmem200a gene encoding transmembrane protein 200A; its protein translation is MTAAAGVLTGLAKLKRQDSARSQNRALPSSSGLGNAPEAAPRKRKRRTDVVVVRGRVRLYSASGFFLLLGLLILAVGIAMATLGYWPHSEIMPSARSRTGGGSKTATAGGAKTSATGEESGAKLAVTDEDVANSSTSHNVQGTPSKQTGGALTRFLEQHRHSERMKMFGPFTMGIGIFIFICANAILHENRDRETKIIHMRDMYSTVIDIHRLRQREQKQHHHRNSVYAREVGDLRAFGADNAARLASNSLLAFSSRAGGGAGGGGSTEEEEVLLGDEEFHRHGAQAKLDCSFAGLLAPLYKDRSFCVPGLGLARSDSARHQWSVDGDGEKGGHHARSIVSSSISAFTLPVIKLNNCVIDEPEMEAITEEERGGERRDGERSQRPLSSMESLVVPVASVAKATKPPGLHRSNSASSSSHCSSVSSYSLYPAPSSTSGCWLSPGAARSDFGSNSSLHMLGSHSKSLDLERGPSMLSVHPEQRKHPSWPRLDRSNSTRSNGGNRGSSKGYTRLEDREEQGERLLDASAAARREYSRREKLIMISRSHNNLSFEHEEFNSSTLKRGSSETRF